In a single window of the Micromonospora inositola genome:
- a CDS encoding winged helix-turn-helix transcriptional regulator, whose product MTQPAGPAGPDTDAVVTLTGRFADRDAWQAEGWCRIEHALELIGTRSAMILMREIYYGGRRFDELARHTGLTEAVAAKRLKRLVADGLLQRRPYQEPGKRTRYEYVLTELGRELFPALVALMQWGERLGREGGVELVHAGCGSPLGVVVKCAKGHEVALPDTAARLVTDGNGTDLP is encoded by the coding sequence ATGACACAGCCAGCCGGGCCGGCCGGGCCCGACACCGACGCCGTCGTCACCTTGACCGGCCGCTTCGCCGATCGCGACGCGTGGCAGGCGGAGGGCTGGTGCCGCATCGAGCACGCGCTGGAGCTGATCGGCACCCGGTCGGCGATGATCCTGATGCGCGAGATCTACTACGGTGGCCGGCGCTTCGACGAACTGGCCCGGCATACCGGCCTGACCGAGGCGGTGGCCGCCAAGCGGCTCAAGCGGCTGGTCGCCGACGGTCTGCTGCAGCGACGGCCTTACCAGGAGCCGGGCAAGCGGACCAGGTACGAGTACGTCCTCACCGAACTGGGCCGAGAGCTCTTCCCCGCGCTCGTCGCCCTGATGCAGTGGGGGGAGCGGCTCGGCCGGGAGGGCGGCGTCGAACTCGTGCACGCCGGCTGCGGGAGTCCGCTCGGCGTCGTGGTGAAGTGTGCAAAGGGGCACGAGGTGGCGCTACCCGACACGGCCGCCCGGCTGGTGACGGACGGAAACGGCACCGACCTCCCGTAA
- a CDS encoding zinc ribbon domain-containing protein, giving the protein MKADPKVQRRLLDLQAIDTALAQLAHRRRSLPERAELEALARELSALEDERVRAQVAVDDLDRDIARLEKDVDQVRARKSKDEARLAAGSGPARELEALQHELVSLNRRQSDLEDAELELMEQRETAQGVLDGIERRMAEARDRRAATEQRRDDSLAEIGKEEEFKRSARQPLVGDLPADLVGLYDKIREDTGLGAALLTAGRCGGCRLELSGADLARIRKADPDDVVRCEECRRIMVRTNESGL; this is encoded by the coding sequence GTGAAGGCTGACCCGAAGGTGCAGCGCCGGCTGCTCGACCTCCAGGCGATCGACACCGCCCTCGCCCAGCTCGCCCACCGCCGCCGGTCGCTGCCGGAGCGGGCCGAGCTGGAGGCCCTCGCGCGGGAACTCTCCGCGCTGGAGGACGAGCGGGTCCGCGCCCAGGTGGCCGTCGACGACCTGGACCGGGACATCGCCCGGCTGGAGAAGGACGTCGACCAGGTGCGGGCGCGCAAGAGCAAGGACGAGGCCCGGCTCGCCGCCGGTAGCGGCCCGGCCCGGGAGCTGGAGGCGCTGCAGCACGAGCTGGTCTCGCTGAACCGCCGGCAGAGTGACCTGGAGGACGCCGAGCTGGAGCTGATGGAGCAGCGGGAGACCGCGCAGGGGGTGCTCGACGGCATCGAGCGGCGGATGGCCGAGGCCCGGGACCGGCGCGCCGCGACGGAGCAGCGCCGCGACGACAGCCTCGCCGAGATCGGCAAGGAGGAGGAGTTCAAGCGCTCGGCCCGCCAGCCGCTCGTCGGTGACCTCCCGGCCGACCTGGTCGGCCTCTACGACAAGATCCGCGAGGACACCGGGCTCGGGGCGGCGCTGCTCACCGCGGGCCGCTGCGGCGGGTGTCGACTGGAGCTCTCCGGCGCCGACCTGGCCCGGATCCGCAAGGCCGACCCGGACGACGTGGTCCGCTGCGAGGAGTGCCGGCGGATCATGGTCCGTACCAACGAGTCGGGCCTGTAG
- a CDS encoding phosphotransferase, whose amino-acid sequence MSFLPGHVPPRWRHFTDGQIGQAAALLRRLHDATQELASILGGGEVVCHHDPGPNNVVFRDGQPVAFIDFDFAAPGRRLEDVGYMAWAWCISSRPDRGPATEQAGQVRVLADAYGLSRSDRDDLPAAIRERLRRNEAFWRDILEDDVAASAHRARCAEVLAWTRRELAYTEANQETFTAALCSPVRSPSRRPRGAIGPVRQRSTEPHHHHPAYP is encoded by the coding sequence TTGTCGTTCCTGCCCGGTCATGTTCCTCCACGATGGCGGCACTTCACCGACGGCCAGATCGGACAGGCAGCGGCACTGCTGCGACGGCTGCATGACGCCACGCAAGAACTCGCGTCCATCCTCGGGGGTGGTGAGGTGGTCTGCCATCACGACCCAGGGCCGAACAATGTGGTATTCCGCGACGGCCAGCCGGTCGCGTTCATCGACTTCGACTTCGCGGCGCCCGGTCGGCGATTGGAGGACGTCGGGTACATGGCGTGGGCGTGGTGCATCTCGTCACGGCCCGACCGGGGACCCGCAACGGAACAGGCCGGCCAGGTGCGGGTCTTGGCAGACGCCTACGGCTTGAGCCGGAGCGACCGTGACGACCTACCAGCCGCCATCCGCGAGCGATTACGCCGCAACGAGGCGTTCTGGCGAGACATTCTGGAGGACGACGTCGCGGCGTCGGCCCATCGCGCACGTTGTGCCGAAGTTCTCGCTTGGACCCGACGCGAACTCGCCTACACCGAGGCCAACCAGGAGACGTTTACCGCCGCATTGTGTTCGCCCGTGAGATCCCCGTCTCGGCGGCCACGTGGAGCGATCGGCCCTGTCCGACAGCGGTCCACCGAACCGCATCATCACCACCCTGCGTACCCGTGA
- a CDS encoding MFS transporter, producing MVFTSQPNTAAAAPTTEARRRWFALFVVGLGVMMTFVNVSSTISALPPIQDDLHMSASMLVWVSSAFSLAVVSLVLSAGTLSDLLGRRRVFCYGVALFTLGSALAFAAPNAGLLITAQAVMGVGAAAVLPSSLSIVSHAFTDHHERTGAISVWASCAGLGLAIGPLVAGALLDQASWHAVYLTNLVLGVLALVLAPLFVAESKHPTRQFDPAGVLLGTIAIASATYAIIQGGASGYGRPPIIVAYVVFAVSLVAFVRLELRHHDPMLDLRLFKHASFATVMTIGAVTMFGFVGISLLTVLYLERIAHASALETGVKLLPMFVPYIVVSALAGRLARRVGIAPVLAAGLVLMGAGALALLMVGPFSGYGAMWPGLFVAGVGSALLVAPSTAAAVNSVPPLQAGMAAGSVNMFRQLGSVLGPSILGTLATTRFPKYLHEQLATAGVPSDTSEAVVAGATHGGSTGQLPAPLAHTLSLAVPRAFTDALHLGWLVGGVVLLVMVIPTVLFVRHPPATS from the coding sequence ATGGTTTTCACTAGCCAGCCTAACACCGCCGCAGCGGCGCCCACGACCGAGGCGCGGCGACGATGGTTCGCCCTCTTCGTCGTCGGCCTGGGCGTGATGATGACCTTCGTCAACGTGTCGTCGACCATCTCGGCGCTGCCGCCGATCCAGGACGACCTGCACATGTCCGCCAGCATGCTGGTCTGGGTGAGCAGCGCCTTCAGCCTCGCCGTGGTGAGCCTGGTCCTCTCCGCCGGCACGCTGAGCGACCTGCTCGGGCGGCGGCGGGTCTTCTGCTACGGCGTCGCTCTCTTCACGCTCGGCAGCGCGCTCGCCTTCGCCGCCCCGAACGCGGGTTTGCTCATCACGGCCCAGGCCGTGATGGGCGTCGGCGCCGCGGCCGTGTTGCCGTCGAGCCTGTCGATCGTGAGTCACGCCTTCACCGACCACCACGAGCGGACCGGCGCCATCAGCGTCTGGGCCAGCTGCGCCGGCCTCGGGCTGGCGATCGGGCCGCTGGTGGCGGGCGCGCTCCTGGACCAGGCCTCCTGGCACGCGGTCTACCTCACCAACCTCGTCCTCGGGGTGCTCGCCCTCGTGCTCGCCCCGCTGTTCGTGGCAGAGAGCAAGCACCCGACCCGGCAATTCGATCCCGCCGGCGTGCTGCTGGGCACCATCGCGATCGCGTCGGCGACCTACGCCATCATCCAGGGCGGCGCCAGCGGCTACGGCCGGCCCCCGATCATCGTGGCTTACGTGGTCTTCGCCGTCTCGCTGGTGGCCTTCGTCCGGCTCGAACTCCGCCACCACGACCCCATGCTGGACCTGCGGCTGTTCAAGCACGCCTCGTTCGCGACCGTGATGACCATCGGCGCCGTCACCATGTTCGGCTTCGTCGGCATCTCGCTGCTCACCGTCCTTTACCTGGAACGGATCGCCCACGCGAGCGCCCTGGAGACCGGGGTGAAGCTGCTCCCCATGTTCGTCCCCTACATCGTCGTCAGCGCACTCGCCGGACGCCTGGCCCGCCGGGTCGGCATCGCCCCCGTGCTCGCCGCGGGGCTCGTTCTCATGGGCGCCGGGGCCCTCGCGCTGCTGATGGTCGGCCCGTTCAGCGGGTACGGGGCGATGTGGCCGGGGCTGTTCGTCGCCGGCGTCGGCTCGGCGCTGCTGGTGGCGCCGTCGACCGCCGCCGCCGTCAACAGCGTGCCACCGCTGCAGGCCGGCATGGCCGCCGGCTCGGTCAACATGTTCCGCCAGCTGGGCAGCGTGCTCGGCCCGAGCATCCTCGGCACCCTCGCGACGACCCGCTTCCCGAAGTACCTGCACGAGCAGCTCGCGACGGCCGGAGTGCCGTCCGACACGTCCGAAGCGGTCGTCGCGGGAGCCACGCACGGCGGCAGCACGGGTCAGCTCCCGGCCCCGCTGGCACACACGCTCTCCCTGGCCGTGCCGCGGGCCTTCACCGACGCCCTTCACCTCGGCTGGCTCGTCGGCGGCGTCGTCCTGCTCGTCATGGTGATCCCGACGGTGCTGTTCGTCCGGCACCCCCCGGCAACTTCCTGA
- a CDS encoding MFS transporter gives MDRRSEPNRSAIYATVTVAFLAISGIAVVDPILPAIGADIGVSAWQIELLFTAYIALMAVGMIPATLASGRFGFKPVLITGVSVVGLAAVLASFSHNIVQLSVLRGVWGLGNAMFFATAMVVLVNLAIDREWVVGLFETALGLGFAVGPLLGGLLGHVSWRLPFFVCGVFMVVALAVASRRLREPDTKLPPVKIRSIFATYRKPAFLALCVVTAAYNFIFFVVLGYTPLFLRLEVVPLGLAFTAWGLGLAAGILVIGHRLAHRIGAVQTIGVALAGLLVCLVLFATSHSTARSLVVLVLAGLCMGLANANLTDLALGLGSSDRRIATGAFNLVRWGAAAPAPIISGKLAEHSLALPFWVGALVLAVGALVYLAFAHVMAAGYGERVLWARWNRAARDAEHAPEEPVGEAY, from the coding sequence GTGGATCGGCGATCCGAACCCAACCGCAGTGCCATCTACGCCACCGTCACGGTGGCGTTCCTCGCGATCTCCGGCATCGCCGTGGTCGACCCGATCCTGCCGGCCATCGGCGCCGACATCGGGGTCAGCGCCTGGCAGATCGAGTTGCTCTTCACGGCGTACATCGCGCTCATGGCCGTCGGCATGATCCCCGCGACCCTGGCCAGCGGCCGGTTCGGATTCAAGCCCGTGCTGATCACCGGGGTGTCGGTGGTCGGCCTGGCCGCGGTCCTCGCGTCGTTCAGCCACAACATCGTGCAGCTCTCCGTGCTGCGGGGCGTGTGGGGCCTGGGTAACGCGATGTTCTTCGCCACCGCCATGGTCGTCCTGGTCAACCTCGCCATCGACCGGGAATGGGTGGTCGGTCTCTTCGAGACCGCCCTCGGCCTCGGGTTCGCCGTGGGGCCGCTGCTCGGCGGTCTGCTCGGCCACGTGAGCTGGCGGCTGCCGTTCTTCGTCTGTGGCGTCTTCATGGTCGTCGCGCTCGCCGTGGCGTCCCGCAGGCTGCGCGAACCGGACACCAAACTGCCGCCCGTCAAGATCCGGTCGATCTTCGCCACCTACCGGAAGCCGGCGTTCCTCGCGCTCTGCGTGGTGACCGCCGCCTACAACTTCATCTTCTTCGTGGTGCTCGGCTACACCCCGCTCTTCCTGCGCCTCGAGGTGGTGCCGCTGGGGCTGGCCTTCACCGCCTGGGGCCTGGGGCTCGCCGCCGGCATCCTGGTGATCGGCCACCGCCTGGCGCACCGGATCGGAGCGGTGCAGACCATCGGTGTCGCCCTCGCCGGCCTGCTCGTCTGCCTGGTGCTTTTCGCCACCTCGCACAGCACCGCTCGGTCCCTCGTCGTCCTGGTCCTCGCCGGACTCTGCATGGGGCTCGCCAACGCCAACCTGACCGACCTCGCGCTGGGCCTCGGCTCATCCGACCGGCGGATCGCCACCGGCGCGTTCAACCTGGTCCGGTGGGGCGCCGCGGCACCGGCCCCGATCATCTCCGGCAAGCTCGCCGAGCACAGCCTCGCCCTGCCGTTCTGGGTGGGTGCGCTGGTGCTCGCCGTGGGGGCGCTGGTCTACCTCGCCTTCGCGCACGTGATGGCGGCCGGCTACGGCGAGCGGGTGCTCTGGGCCCGCTGGAACCGCGCCGCCCGGGACGCCGAGCACGCCCCCGAGGAGCCGGTCGGCGAGGCGTACTGA
- a CDS encoding MarR family winged helix-turn-helix transcriptional regulator yields MKDDHTTGTARDEVTLGRIETEVALLLRLGEATRRGTGTMEHRLLDRAAYVILRHLANAGPQNVSALAAKLNLDGSTVTRQVSAMQRDGLIARAPDPTDGRGTVISATHAGLQRMAAVQAARTRLYGDILADWSADDRETLAEMLHRLNGALESRNRRR; encoded by the coding sequence ATGAAGGACGACCACACGACGGGAACGGCTCGGGACGAGGTCACGCTCGGTCGGATCGAGACCGAGGTGGCGCTGCTGCTGCGACTCGGGGAGGCCACCCGGCGGGGCACCGGCACGATGGAGCACCGGCTGCTGGACCGCGCGGCGTACGTGATCCTGCGGCACCTGGCCAACGCCGGCCCGCAGAACGTCTCGGCGCTGGCCGCGAAGCTAAACCTGGACGGCTCCACGGTCACCCGCCAGGTCTCGGCCATGCAGCGGGACGGCCTGATCGCCCGCGCCCCGGACCCGACCGACGGGCGCGGCACGGTGATCTCCGCCACCCACGCCGGCCTGCAACGGATGGCCGCCGTGCAGGCGGCCCGCACCCGCCTCTACGGCGACATCCTGGCCGACTGGAGCGCCGACGACCGGGAGACCCTCGCGGAGATGCTGCACCGCCTCAACGGCGCCCTCGAGTCCCGCAACCGGCGCCGCTGA
- a CDS encoding DUF3311 domain-containing protein, whose product MAAPEPEAPTSVRSRAKDHSPWNWLLFIPIVVPLIPAFFNADSPRLFGFPRFYWLQLAWIILGVATTTLVYQMTKKRGDR is encoded by the coding sequence ATGGCAGCACCCGAACCGGAGGCGCCGACCTCGGTGCGATCCAGGGCGAAGGACCACAGTCCCTGGAACTGGTTGCTTTTCATACCGATCGTGGTGCCGCTGATCCCGGCCTTCTTCAACGCCGACTCACCCCGGCTGTTCGGGTTCCCGCGCTTCTACTGGCTGCAGCTGGCCTGGATCATCCTCGGCGTGGCCACCACCACGCTGGTCTACCAGATGACCAAGAAGCGGGGTGACCGGTGA
- a CDS encoding bifunctional RNase H/acid phosphatase, whose product MAVRAVVVEADGGSRGNPGPAGYGAVVRDPETGEVLAERSESIGTATNNVAEYRGLIAGLEAAAELGASEVEARMDSKLVVEQMCGRWQIKHPGLRPLAAQAAGLVARFANVRFSWVPRERNKHADALANAAMDVAAGKAPSRAAVAPPRIVEPPREVAGPDSAARAAAREVAARAATGRTTGTDPATIPASWEPRPTEEATRLILVRHGETERTVQKRYSGRGDVPLTDRGRAQARATAARVAALASTVAAVVSSPLSRCTATAEVIAAAVGNPPVRPDDDLIECDFGAWEGCTFAEVREGWAGELDAWLASTRVAPPEGESFVAVAERTSRAVDRLRAAYPGETVVVVSHVSPIKLVLRDALTAGDAFLHRLYLDTAGISLLDLYPDGGVAVRSVNDTAHLTGF is encoded by the coding sequence GTGGCGGTGCGCGCGGTCGTGGTCGAGGCCGACGGCGGGTCCCGGGGCAATCCCGGTCCTGCCGGTTACGGCGCGGTGGTCCGTGACCCGGAGACCGGCGAGGTGCTCGCCGAGCGCTCCGAGTCGATCGGCACCGCCACCAACAACGTCGCGGAGTACCGCGGCCTGATCGCCGGGCTGGAGGCCGCCGCCGAGCTGGGCGCGTCCGAGGTCGAGGCGCGGATGGACTCCAAGCTGGTGGTCGAGCAGATGTGCGGCCGCTGGCAGATCAAGCACCCGGGCCTGCGGCCGCTCGCCGCCCAGGCGGCCGGGCTGGTCGCCCGGTTCGCGAACGTCCGCTTCAGCTGGGTCCCCCGGGAGCGCAACAAGCACGCCGACGCCCTCGCCAACGCCGCGATGGACGTCGCCGCCGGGAAGGCCCCGAGCCGGGCCGCCGTCGCGCCGCCGCGGATCGTGGAGCCGCCGCGCGAGGTCGCCGGCCCCGACTCGGCGGCCCGCGCGGCCGCCCGCGAGGTGGCCGCCCGGGCGGCCACCGGACGCACCACCGGCACCGACCCGGCCACCATCCCCGCCTCCTGGGAGCCGCGCCCCACCGAGGAGGCCACCCGGCTCATCCTGGTCCGGCACGGGGAGACCGAGCGGACCGTGCAGAAGCGCTACTCCGGCCGCGGCGACGTGCCGCTGACCGACCGCGGCCGGGCCCAGGCCCGGGCCACGGCCGCCCGGGTGGCCGCGCTCGCCTCGACCGTCGCGGCCGTGGTCAGCTCACCGCTGTCCCGCTGTACGGCCACCGCCGAGGTGATCGCCGCAGCCGTCGGCAACCCGCCGGTACGCCCCGACGACGACCTGATCGAGTGCGACTTCGGGGCCTGGGAGGGTTGCACCTTCGCCGAGGTGCGCGAGGGCTGGGCGGGCGAACTGGACGCCTGGCTCGCCTCGACCCGGGTCGCCCCACCGGAGGGGGAGTCGTTCGTCGCCGTCGCCGAGCGGACCAGCCGGGCCGTCGACCGGCTGCGCGCGGCGTACCCGGGGGAGACCGTGGTGGTGGTCTCGCACGTCTCGCCGATCAAGTTGGTGCTGCGTGACGCCCTCACGGCCGGCGACGCCTTCCTGCACCGGCTGTACCTGGACACCGCCGGCATCTCGCTGCTCGACCTGTATCCGGACGGCGGCGTCGCGGTCCGTTCGGTCAACGACACCGCCCACCTCACCGGTTTCTGA
- a CDS encoding Nif3-like dinuclear metal center hexameric protein, with protein MSTTGSPPSVADVVAVLDGRYPPAWAEEWDRVGLVLGEPSTGVRRVACVVDVVPETVDEALAAGADMIVAHHPLLLRGVSSVAATTYKGRIVHRLIRADVALYVAHTNADVADPGVSDALAARFGLTGLRPLHRPRPGSAADGPGRGIGRIGELPTPMTLAELTRQAAAVLPVTAWGVRAAGDPGRMVRTLAVSGGSGDSFLAEASVAGVDAFLTADLRHHPAGEHLAAGGPALLDAAHWATERPWLDDLAAHLRAALGVETVVSDLDTDPWTVHAAAPVPTTRSPAREG; from the coding sequence GTGAGCACTACGGGATCCCCGCCCTCCGTGGCCGACGTGGTGGCCGTGCTGGACGGCCGCTACCCGCCCGCCTGGGCGGAGGAGTGGGACCGGGTCGGCCTGGTGCTCGGCGAGCCCAGCACCGGGGTACGCCGGGTCGCCTGCGTGGTGGACGTGGTGCCCGAGACGGTGGACGAGGCGCTCGCCGCCGGGGCCGACATGATCGTCGCCCACCACCCGCTGCTGCTGCGCGGGGTCTCGTCGGTCGCCGCGACCACGTACAAGGGGCGGATCGTCCACCGGTTGATCAGGGCGGACGTGGCGCTGTACGTGGCGCACACCAACGCCGACGTGGCCGATCCCGGCGTCTCCGACGCCCTGGCGGCCCGGTTCGGGCTGACCGGGCTGCGCCCGCTGCACCGGCCGCGCCCCGGCTCCGCGGCCGACGGCCCGGGGCGGGGCATCGGCCGGATCGGTGAGCTGCCCACCCCGATGACCCTCGCCGAGCTGACCCGGCAGGCCGCCGCGGTGCTGCCCGTCACCGCCTGGGGAGTTCGCGCCGCCGGGGATCCCGGGCGTATGGTTCGTACCCTCGCCGTCAGCGGCGGCTCCGGGGACAGCTTCCTCGCCGAGGCGTCCGTCGCCGGGGTGGACGCGTTCCTCACCGCCGACCTGCGCCACCACCCCGCCGGTGAGCACCTCGCCGCCGGCGGCCCCGCCCTGCTGGACGCCGCCCACTGGGCGACCGAACGCCCCTGGTTGGACGACCTGGCCGCCCACCTGCGGGCCGCGCTGGGCGTCGAGACCGTGGTGTCCGACCTGGACACCGACCCGTGGACCGTGCACGCCGCCGCACCCGTCCCGACGACAAGGAGCCCCGCCCGTGAAGGCTGA
- a CDS encoding sulfite exporter TauE/SafE family protein produces MDLSDAALLLAAGLAAGTVNAVAGGGSLITFPALIAVGLPPVPANVSNSVSVFPGYVASVAGSHADLPPARRMATLVPTTIAGTVLGCLLLLATPARAFELVVPFLVLGATAVLAFQDPLRRLVGHPAGLSPRRRTVTVQAMVGLGAVYGGYFGAALGVMLVAGLALVLDTTLARVSAIKNLISAVVGLTTLVVFALFGPVNWAAVAVVAPATLVGGYAGARLVRRLPPVVLKTLIVVFGTAIGLYLLWRALR; encoded by the coding sequence ATGGATCTCTCCGACGCCGCGCTCCTGCTCGCCGCCGGTCTCGCCGCGGGCACGGTGAACGCGGTGGCCGGGGGCGGTTCCCTCATCACCTTCCCGGCCTTGATCGCGGTCGGGCTGCCCCCGGTGCCGGCGAACGTCAGCAACTCGGTGTCGGTCTTTCCCGGGTACGTCGCCAGCGTCGCGGGCAGCCACGCGGACCTGCCGCCGGCCCGGCGGATGGCCACGCTGGTGCCCACCACGATCGCCGGCACCGTGCTCGGCTGCCTGCTGCTGCTGGCCACCCCGGCGCGCGCGTTCGAGCTGGTGGTGCCGTTCCTGGTGCTGGGCGCGACCGCCGTGCTGGCCTTCCAGGATCCGCTGCGCCGGCTGGTCGGTCACCCGGCCGGCCTGAGCCCGCGCCGCCGTACCGTCACGGTGCAGGCCATGGTCGGGCTCGGCGCGGTGTACGGCGGCTACTTCGGCGCGGCGCTCGGGGTGATGCTGGTCGCCGGCCTGGCCCTGGTGCTGGACACCACGCTGGCCCGGGTGTCGGCGATCAAGAATCTGATCTCCGCGGTGGTGGGGCTGACCACGCTGGTCGTCTTCGCGCTCTTCGGCCCGGTCAACTGGGCGGCCGTCGCGGTGGTCGCGCCGGCGACGCTGGTCGGCGGGTACGCGGGCGCCCGGCTGGTCCGCCGGCTGCCGCCGGTGGTGCTGAAGACCCTGATCGTGGTCTTCGGCACGGCGATCGGCCTCTACCTGCTCTGGCGCGCGCTGCGCTGA
- the mctP gene encoding monocarboxylate uptake permease MctP, translating to MMRDHLTEIIVFTFLFLLVSAMGFVAARWRAPRDMAHLDEWGLGGRNFGGWITWFLVGGDLYTAYTFVAVPALIFGAGAAGFFAVPYTIVIYPLVFLVLCRLWSVSHRHGFVTPADFVRNRFDSPILALLIAITGIVATMPYIALQLVGIEAVLKTMGVTGDNALARHLPIIIAFAILAAYTYQSGLRAPALIAFVKDSLIYIVILVAIIYLPYKLGGWGDIFNAADAKFKASPAPGDGILLNANNQLQYVTLALGSALALFLYPHSITGVLASRNRDVIKRNMSALPAYSLLLGLIALLGYMAIAAGVKPLPGAKAGSVDSNTVVPLLFDQQFPGWFAGVAYAAIGIGALVPAAIMSIAAANLFTRNIYKEYLKRDATPAQEAQVSKVTSLLVKVGALAFIIFLDPQFSIDLQLIGGVIILQTLPAVALGLYTRWFHRGALIAGWVAGMGLGMWMLYQVANPTTGKKHFAGSAFPLSEFGFDTKKTIYVGIVAVLVNLVVAALLTLVLRAAKVTDGVDHTTPDDYFADEGDPRVTSGTERDADSAREPVA from the coding sequence GTGATGCGCGACCACCTGACCGAGATCATCGTCTTCACGTTCCTCTTCCTGCTGGTCAGCGCGATGGGCTTCGTGGCGGCCCGCTGGCGGGCGCCGCGAGACATGGCCCACCTTGACGAGTGGGGGCTGGGCGGCCGCAACTTCGGCGGCTGGATCACCTGGTTCCTCGTCGGCGGTGACCTCTACACCGCGTACACGTTCGTGGCGGTGCCGGCGCTGATCTTCGGCGCGGGCGCGGCCGGCTTCTTCGCCGTGCCGTACACGATCGTCATCTACCCGCTGGTGTTCCTGGTGCTCTGCCGGCTCTGGTCCGTGTCGCACCGGCACGGCTTCGTCACCCCGGCCGACTTCGTCCGCAACCGGTTCGACTCGCCGATCCTGGCGCTGCTGATCGCCATCACCGGCATCGTCGCCACGATGCCGTACATCGCGCTGCAGCTGGTCGGCATCGAGGCGGTGCTCAAGACGATGGGCGTGACGGGTGACAACGCCCTCGCGCGGCACCTGCCGATCATCATCGCGTTCGCGATCCTGGCGGCCTACACCTACCAGTCCGGGTTGCGCGCGCCGGCGCTGATCGCCTTCGTCAAGGACTCGCTGATCTACATCGTGATCCTGGTGGCGATCATCTACCTGCCGTACAAGCTGGGCGGCTGGGGCGACATCTTCAACGCGGCCGACGCCAAGTTCAAGGCGTCACCCGCCCCCGGGGACGGGATCCTGCTCAACGCCAACAACCAGCTCCAGTACGTCACCCTGGCGCTCGGCTCGGCGCTGGCGCTCTTCCTCTACCCGCACAGCATCACCGGCGTGCTGGCCAGCCGGAACCGGGACGTGATCAAGCGGAACATGTCCGCGCTGCCGGCGTACAGCCTGCTGCTCGGGCTGATCGCGCTGCTCGGCTACATGGCCATCGCGGCGGGGGTGAAGCCGCTGCCGGGCGCCAAGGCGGGCAGCGTGGACAGCAACACCGTGGTGCCGCTGCTGTTCGACCAGCAGTTCCCGGGCTGGTTCGCCGGCGTCGCGTACGCGGCGATCGGCATCGGCGCGCTGGTGCCGGCGGCGATCATGTCGATCGCGGCGGCGAACCTGTTCACCCGCAACATCTACAAGGAGTACCTGAAGCGGGACGCCACCCCGGCGCAGGAGGCGCAGGTCTCGAAGGTGACCTCGCTGCTGGTCAAGGTGGGCGCGCTGGCGTTCATCATCTTCCTCGACCCGCAGTTCTCCATCGACCTCCAGCTCATCGGCGGCGTGATCATCCTCCAGACGCTGCCGGCAGTGGCGCTGGGCCTCTACACCCGCTGGTTCCACCGGGGCGCGCTGATCGCCGGCTGGGTGGCCGGCATGGGGCTCGGCATGTGGATGCTCTACCAGGTCGCGAATCCGACGACCGGGAAGAAGCACTTCGCCGGCTCGGCCTTCCCGCTCTCCGAGTTCGGCTTCGACACCAAGAAGACGATCTACGTGGGCATCGTGGCCGTGCTGGTCAACCTGGTGGTGGCCGCGCTGTTGACCCTGGTCCTGCGGGCCGCGAAGGTCACCGACGGGGTGGACCACACCACGCCGGACGACTACTTCGCCGACGAGGGCGACCCCCGGGTCACCTCCGGCACCGAGCGCGACGCTGACTCCGCCCGGGAGCCGGTCGCCTGA
- a CDS encoding NUDIX domain-containing protein: MTSTAQTAMVDVFLVLRDGDGRVLFGLRAADLYAGGQWNLVSGKADEGEDVITAVLREAREEVGITLSRADLTPAGVVHLLPGTGTPRVGFGFHAVHDPARHGLAVNAEPDKCDELRWAAPDTPPQPFERYNAAVLAVSRTENGFMVVRWSE, from the coding sequence GTGACCTCGACCGCGCAGACCGCGATGGTCGACGTCTTCCTTGTCCTTCGCGACGGGGACGGCCGGGTGCTATTCGGGCTGCGCGCGGCGGACCTGTACGCGGGCGGGCAGTGGAACCTCGTGTCGGGCAAGGCCGATGAGGGCGAGGACGTGATCACGGCGGTGCTGCGGGAAGCCCGGGAGGAGGTCGGGATCACCCTCAGCCGTGCTGATCTCACCCCGGCGGGCGTGGTGCACCTCCTTCCCGGCACCGGCACACCGCGCGTCGGGTTCGGCTTCCACGCCGTCCACGATCCGGCACGGCATGGTCTGGCGGTGAATGCCGAACCTGATAAGTGCGACGAGCTTCGGTGGGCGGCACCGGATACCCCGCCGCAGCCGTTCGAGCGATACAACGCTGCGGTCCTGGCCGTGAGCCGCACCGAGAACGGGTTCATGGTCGTCCGTTGGTCCGAGTAG